DNA sequence from the Cydia fagiglandana chromosome 12, ilCydFagi1.1, whole genome shotgun sequence genome:
ttattacGTAGTGCAACTGTCAAAGACTTAGTGAAATTTCAACGAATTTggactttgaaaaatttcatcAAGTTTTGACTTAGAAAAATTCGTAGCAAGTTTGGACTTAGAATAGTTTCGAAGAAAGTGGAACGACGGGGAATCCACGCCCAATTTTGCCTAGATTGCGCTAAGTGTTAACACTTAGAAAATTTCATCATGGAGGCTCTTATAAAAGTACAGCAGGACTTGTATTTGAGAATTGATAAGGCTAAAACTAACTTTAAAAAATCGCCTAAGGAACGGCTTAACTCTGCAGATTACCTTAGCACGAGATTAGAAACATTAGAATCTTTGTGGAATCAGTTTGTGACAACTCATACTCAAATCATTCAAGAGTCTACTACAATTGAGTTCACCGAGTATGTAACTGAAGACGTATATTCTAGTGCGGAAGAGTTATTCATGGATTACAAGTCGGATCTTAAGGTTGCCTTAAGCAAACTAAATGCTTCAATTCCTGGAAAGAGCACTGAGTCTACCACTGTTGGGAATAAGTCAGACATTGGTCAAGGCAAGTCGGTGATGGTAAAGCTACCAAAGATTTCGATTCCTACGTTTTCAGGGGATTATTCTGAGTGGACTAGCTTCAGAGATCTATTCAAGTCGCTCATCCATAAGAATAGAGATTTAGATGACGTCCAAAAATTGCACTACCTGAAAGGTTATTTAGTCGGTGAAGCTGAACAGCTTCTGCGTCACGTACAGATCACGCAAGATAATTACAGCGCTTGTTGGGAAAAATTGGAAAAGCGCTATAATAATAAGAAGTATCTTTCCAACTGCATTCTCAAACGCTTCATGAGTCAGAAGAATATTACGACAGAGTCCGCGAATGCACTCAAGGAATTGCTGGACACTACGAACGAGTGTTTAGATGGATTGAACAACTTAGGCATCGACACAACTACATGGGACATAATTGTGATTCATATCATTTGTCTTAAATTAGACAACGAGTCTAGGAAACAGTGGGAACTTAAGGTTAGCGAGTCTTCTGATGATTTGCCCACACTTAGCCAACTTCGAGAATTTTTAGAAACCCGATTTAGGGCATTAGAATTTTTGGATGGGAAATCATCGAAGACAAGCTTTGTTCCAAAGAAACCCAATGCACAATCTAGTAGCAACTTAAAAGTGCATCATGTAACTGAAGTTTCTTGTGGCTATTGTTCAGAGAATCACAAATTGTGTAATTGTAAGGGTTTTGCAAAAATCGATGTTGATGCTCGACGTGATTTCATCCAGTCCGGTAATTTTTGCTTCAATTGCTTAGGTTCAGGTCACAACGTATATTCCTGTCGCCAATCTACTAGATGCCGAATTTGTAAGCGCAAACATCATTCTTTACTGCACCCAAAAAATAGCACTCAAGCAACCGATTCTCAAGTCAAACCTACTCAATCGGTTGAAGGCGATATTGTTGCACACGCAACAACAGCTCCATCATCATCGTGTGATGAGCCCAATAATGTAACAACGTGTTTTTCGACCAGTCGTGGACAGGTTTTTTTGCCAACGGCTTTGGTTCAAGCTCAGTCGAAAACAGGTTCAGGTATAACCCTCAGATGTTTAATCGACCAATGCTCGGAAGCCTCTTTCATAACGGAGTCTGCAGCACAACTGCTGGGACTTAACAAGGTTTCCCACAAGAGCACAGTTACGGGTCTAGGCGGTGAAGAGAGTTCACCTGTGAACTCTAAGTCGGTGGTAAAGGTTAAAATTTCATCACTCCTAGAACCTAACTTTGAAGTGAACGTGCATGCTCATGTTTTGGGCAAGGTAACATCGAATCGTCCGAGAAAACGTATTGACATTGATTCGTGGTCAGAACTGCCTAAATTAGATTTAGCAGATTCCACATTCAACATTCCCGGCAAAATCGACTTGCTCTtaggggcagaggtgtacggtcaAATACTTTTAAACAACATGATTAAAGCTCCACAAGGAGCACTCATCGCTCAGCGAACGTCTTTAGGCTGGATCGTTTCAGGGCCAACTCACTTAGGTGAGTCGGAAATTCGTAAAAGCGTTAGCGTTAACCACATTCATTTAGATGAAAACGAGCTGCTCAAGAAATTTTGGGAACTCGAGGCTGACCACAATACGACAGATCTCAAGCATCATTACACTGAAGACGAGAagaaatgtgaagaatttttcGCGGCTACCACTGAACGTGATAGCACCGGTAGATACATTGTGAAACTACCATTTCGTGATCAAGATCCCAGTTGCAAACACGGAAACTTTGTGCCTATTGCAACAAGGCGTCTCAACCAATTAGAGAAGAGGTTCGCAAAAGATGCTGAAATGAAGAAACGCTACTCGGATGTCATTAATGAATATCTTGAGCTGGAACACATGGAAGAAGTTCCTCCTGAACAGGAGAACAACCCAGATGCAGTTTACTTGCCACATCATGCTGTCATCCGAGATGACAGATCCACGTCAAAGCTGCGTGTGGTATATGACGCGTCTTGTCCTGGCTCTAATGGCGTTTCCTTAAATCAAGACCTTTTAGTAGGTCCAACTCTGCAACCTGTTTTGCGTCACACAATTCTTCGTTGGCGTTGCCACCCTATATGCCTGGTAGCAGACATTGTTAAAATGTACAGACAAGTGAAAGTTCATCAAGACGATGTAGATTTTCAACGCATTCTATGGCGTGAAAACTCGGGGGAGAAGATTAAGCACTTGAGACTGCTCCGAGTCACCTTTGGTACGGCCTCAGCACCTCATCTTGCAGTGCGTGCTCTTCAGCAAGTAGCCTACGATGAAGGAGCACAGTATCCAAACGCTGCTGATAGGGTCCTCAAGCATTTTTATGTAGATGATTTGTTAACAGGCTGTGAATCTGTGGAAGAAGGTAAATTAGTATACCAAGAGATGAATGAACTTTTGAAAAAAGGTGGATTCGAATTACAGAAATGGAGTAGTAACAATGAAGAATTAATAAGTTACATGAAAGAAACTGATGTCAAAGAGGAAGGAAGTCTCCAGCTGAAGATAGATGCTGTCATGAAAATTCTGGGACTCGTCTGGAATCGCCGAAACGACGAATTTGAGTATTCGGTACAACTTCCTCCACTCACAGTTCCTGTAACAAAGAGAAGTGTCATATCTGACATATCGAGGCTGTTCGATCCACTCGGTTGGTTGGCTCCAGTGATCATAGTAGCCAAGATTTTCATCCAGAAATTGTGGCTTTCGGGAATCGAATGGGATGATGAAGTACCACCACAATTACTGAAGGATTGGCTAAACTACAGAGAAAGTCTAAACCAACTTACCGAATTCAAGCTGCCCAGATGGAACCACGCTAGTTCCAATGTAACTGCGGAACTTCAGGGATTCTGCGACGTTTCTAATGAAGCGTTTGCTGCTGTTGTGTACTTAAGGACTATAGATGAAGAAGGAAATGTGCACGTGTCACTGATCACTTCTAAAACGAAAGTGGCACCAATTAAGCAAATTTCTATTCCACGTCTGGAATTGTGTGGGGCTGTGCTACTCACTAAATTGCTGGTTGAAGTAGCCGACGTTATGAGTATCAGCAAAGCGAACATTCATGCTTGGACTGACTCCACAGTAGTCATCTCTTGGCTAAATAGTCGTCCAAATCGATGGAAAACTTTCGTCGCTAACCGCGTATCTGAAATAATAACGTCAGTAGAGCCGCACCAATGGTCCCATGTCTCGTCGAAAGATAATCCTGCAGACTGCGCGTCTAGAGGTACACGACACCTGAGCAATGAAGAGCTCTGGATAGAAGGTCCGTCGTGGCTGAAAA
Encoded proteins:
- the LOC134669379 gene encoding uncharacterized protein LOC134669379; translation: MEALIKVQQDLYLRIDKAKTNFKKSPKERLNSADYLSTRLETLESLWNQFVTTHTQIIQESTTIEFTEYVTEDVYSSAEELFMDYKSDLKVALSKLNASIPGKSTESTTVGNKSDIGQGKSVMVKLPKISIPTFSGDYSEWTSFRDLFKSLIHKNRDLDDVQKLHYLKGYLVGEAEQLLRHVQITQDNYSACWEKLEKRYNNKKYLSNCILKRFMSQKNITTESANALKELLDTTNECLDGLNNLGIDTTTWDIIVIHIICLKLDNESRKQWELKVSESSDDLPTLSQLREFLETRFRALEFLDGKSSKTSFVPKKPNAQSSSNLKVHHVTEVSCGYCSENHKLCNCKGFAKIDVDARRDFIQSGNFCFNCLGSGHNVYSCRQSTRCRICKRKHHSLLHPKNSTQATDSQVKPTQSVEGDIVAHATTAPSSSCDEPNNVTTCFSTSRGQVFLPTALVQAQSKTGSGITLRCLIDQCSEASFITESAAQLLGLNKVSHKSTVTGLGGEESSPVNSKSVVKVKISSLLEPNFEVNVHAHVLGKVTSNRPRKRIDIDSWSELPKLDLADSTFNIPGKIDLLLGAEVYGQILLNNMIKAPQGALIAQRTSLGWIVSGPTHLGESEIRKSVSVNHIHLDENELLKKFWELEADHNTTDLKHHYTEDEKKCEEFFAATTERDSTGRYIVKLPFRDQDPSCKHGNFVPIATRRLNQLEKRFAKDAEMKKRYSDVINEYLELEHMEEVPPEQENNPDAVYLPHHAVIRDDRSTSKLRVVYDASCPGSNGVSLNQDLLVGPTLQPVLRHTILRWRCHPICLVADIVKMYRQVKVHQDDVDFQRILWRENSGEKIKHLRLLRVTFGTASAPHLAVRALQQVAYDEGAQYPNAADRVLKHFYVDDLLTGCESVEEGKLVYQEMNELLKKGGFELQKWSSNNEELISYMKETDVKEEGSLQLKIDAVMKILGLVWNRRNDEFEYSVQLPPLTVPVTKRSVISDISRLFDPLGWLAPVIIVAKIFIQKLWLSGIEWDDEVPPQLLKDWLNYRESLNQLTEFKLPRWNHASSNVTAELQGFCDVSNEAFAAVVYLRTIDEEGNVHVSLITSKTKVAPIKQISIPRLELCGAVLLTKLLVEVADVMSISKANIHAWTDSTVVISWLNSRPNRWKTFVANRVSEIITSVEPHQWSHVSSKDNPADCASRGTRHLSNEELWIEGPSWLKNKEISYKKPNIKDTNLEERSTKACFVNTYDNDDVTADAEETLISRFSKLWKLLRVLAFCKRFLKCVRKEKVSLWLTSSEIQETLKMCIKIVQGNHFKEELKNLKENKTVNKKSQLTSLNPIVDGDGVLRVGGRLEHAGISEQMKHPVIIPHKSHFTTLILDNAHEKTLHGNPQLMLNYLRSKYYVIGATNAVKLFVRKCVTCARYAAASRHPLMGQLPSVRGTVNRPFFQSGVDYAGPINMRTSKGRGHRSYKGYICLFICMATRAIHLEAVSDLTAQGFIAAFKRFTARRGHCADLWSDNGTNFVGAARELKQLYAEERSSVAVEIADQLATNSTNWHWIPPHSPNFGGLWEAGVKSTKHHLKRVIGDSTLTFEEMATVLAQIEACLNSRPMSRINSNNSDDPIPLTPGHFLVGEPLVLVPDSNYENTNVGSLRRWQLTQKMVQDFWRRWSREYLTQFYHRYKWAHQTPEPVVGSVVLVKEDNLPPARWLYGVITDKHPGRRRRPVRKSSRSALNVGPRPTCECVGRRRRPARKSALECRSSPDLRAPQASRA